One genomic window of Roseobacter ponti includes the following:
- the aspS gene encoding aspartate--tRNA ligase → MHAYRSHTCADLTAANVGETVRLSGWVHRVRDHGGVLFIDLRDHYGMTQVLCDPDSAVFAQVEKVRAEWCIRIDGEVKARDASLVNAKIPTGEIEVFVRDIEVLGGAGELPLQVFGDQEYPEETRLRYRYLDLRREKMQANMKLRSDVVASVRRRMWDADFREFQTPIITASSPEGARDFLVPSRLHPGKFYALPQAPQQFKQLLMVSGFDKYFQIAPCFRDEDPRADRSPTDFYQLDMEMSFVEQQDVFDTIQPVITGIFEEFGGGRPVDQEWPQISYKDAALWYGTDKPDLRNPIRMQVVSEHFAGSGFAIFAKLLEQEGTQIRAIPAPGGGSRKFCDRMNAFAQKEGLPGMGYIFWRDQGQGMEAAGPLAKNIGPERTEAIRQQLGLEVGDAAFFLGGKPKTFEGVAGKARTVIGEELGLTEKDRFAFAWIVDFPIYEKDAETGKIDFEHNPFSMPQGGMAALEGDPLDVLGYQYDLACNGYELVSGAIRNHRPEIMFKAFEIAGYGEDEVRKRFGGMVNAFQYGAPPHGGCAAGIDRIVMLLADESNIREVILFPMNQRAEDLMMSAPSEPLSDQLMELGLRVIPQE, encoded by the coding sequence ATGCACGCCTATCGCAGCCACACCTGTGCTGATCTGACCGCCGCAAATGTCGGCGAAACCGTCCGTCTGTCGGGCTGGGTGCACCGGGTCCGGGATCACGGTGGCGTTCTCTTTATCGACCTGCGCGATCACTACGGGATGACCCAGGTGCTCTGCGATCCTGACAGCGCTGTTTTTGCCCAGGTTGAGAAGGTGCGCGCGGAATGGTGCATCCGCATCGACGGCGAGGTCAAAGCGCGCGATGCGTCGCTCGTAAATGCGAAAATCCCGACCGGCGAGATCGAAGTGTTCGTGCGCGATATCGAAGTGCTGGGCGGTGCAGGTGAGCTGCCGCTGCAGGTCTTCGGGGATCAGGAATACCCGGAAGAGACGCGCCTGCGGTACCGCTATCTGGACCTGCGGCGCGAGAAGATGCAGGCTAATATGAAGCTGCGTTCCGATGTTGTTGCTTCTGTCCGGCGGCGCATGTGGGATGCGGATTTCCGCGAGTTTCAGACGCCGATCATCACCGCTTCCTCTCCCGAGGGTGCGCGTGATTTTCTGGTGCCGAGCCGTCTGCATCCGGGCAAATTCTATGCTTTGCCTCAGGCGCCGCAGCAGTTCAAACAGCTGCTGATGGTGTCGGGCTTTGATAAGTACTTCCAGATCGCGCCCTGTTTCCGCGACGAAGATCCGCGGGCCGACCGCTCGCCCACCGACTTCTACCAGCTTGATATGGAAATGAGTTTTGTCGAACAACAGGATGTTTTCGACACGATCCAGCCCGTTATCACAGGCATTTTTGAGGAGTTCGGTGGCGGTCGCCCTGTGGATCAGGAATGGCCGCAGATTTCTTACAAGGATGCGGCGCTGTGGTATGGCACCGACAAGCCAGACCTGCGCAATCCGATCAGGATGCAGGTTGTGTCGGAGCATTTTGCAGGTTCGGGGTTCGCGATCTTTGCAAAGCTGCTGGAGCAGGAAGGCACGCAGATTCGCGCCATCCCGGCACCAGGTGGCGGCAGCCGGAAATTCTGTGATCGCATGAACGCTTTTGCCCAGAAGGAAGGGCTGCCCGGAATGGGCTATATCTTCTGGCGCGATCAGGGGCAGGGGATGGAAGCCGCAGGGCCGCTGGCCAAGAACATCGGTCCGGAGCGCACCGAGGCGATCAGGCAGCAGCTGGGCCTTGAGGTGGGTGATGCTGCGTTTTTCCTTGGCGGCAAGCCGAAGACCTTTGAAGGTGTCGCAGGTAAAGCACGCACGGTCATCGGTGAAGAGCTTGGTCTGACAGAGAAAGACCGTTTCGCCTTTGCGTGGATCGTGGATTTTCCGATCTACGAGAAAGACGCAGAGACCGGAAAGATCGATTTTGAACACAACCCGTTTTCTATGCCGCAGGGTGGGATGGCGGCGCTGGAAGGCGACCCGCTGGATGTGCTGGGGTATCAGTATGATCTGGCATGCAACGGCTATGAGCTGGTGTCAGGTGCCATCCGGAACCATCGCCCCGAGATCATGTTCAAAGCCTTTGAGATTGCAGGCTACGGCGAAGATGAGGTGCGCAAGCGCTTTGGCGGCATGGTCAATGCGTTTCAGTATGGCGCGCCGCCCCACGGCGGATGTGCTGCAGGCATCGACCGGATTGTGATGCTGCTGGCTGATGAGAGCAATATCCGTGAGGTGATTCTCTTCCCGATGAACCAGCGTGCCGAAGACCTGATGATGTCTGCGCCCTCAGAGCCGCTGAGTGATCAGCTGATGGAGCTCGGGTTGCGGGTCATTCCGCAGGAATAG
- a CDS encoding GNAT family N-acetyltransferase, with protein MTKAPALGAPVPGWSPPPRPAGDTLTGARVRLEALNADAHAAELFDEMKGHDRLWDYMPYGPFAGQQAYAQWIGETVADDAHLFYAIRNLATGRAEGVASYLRINPGAGSIEVGHICLSPALQQTPAATEAMFLMMQWAFEAGYRRYEWKCNALNIPSRRAAQRLGLSYEGVFRQAAVIKERNRDTAWFAAIDSEWPRLQTAFSAWLAPSNFDDKGAQRQPLGAFTAPVLAAEDPVFS; from the coding sequence ATGACGAAAGCGCCTGCCCTTGGTGCGCCGGTGCCCGGCTGGTCGCCACCGCCGCGACCTGCAGGTGACACCCTGACCGGAGCGCGTGTCCGACTTGAGGCGCTCAATGCGGATGCGCATGCAGCGGAGCTCTTCGATGAGATGAAAGGCCACGACCGGCTGTGGGATTATATGCCCTACGGCCCGTTTGCCGGTCAGCAGGCTTATGCGCAGTGGATCGGTGAGACGGTGGCGGATGACGCGCACCTGTTCTATGCCATCCGGAACCTGGCAACCGGGCGCGCTGAAGGTGTTGCGAGCTATCTCCGGATTAATCCCGGCGCAGGATCCATTGAGGTGGGGCACATCTGTCTCAGCCCCGCGCTTCAGCAGACGCCCGCCGCGACCGAGGCGATGTTTCTGATGATGCAGTGGGCGTTTGAGGCCGGTTATCGGCGGTATGAGTGGAAGTGCAATGCGCTGAACATCCCGTCACGCCGGGCCGCACAGCGTCTCGGACTGAGCTATGAAGGGGTGTTCCGGCAGGCCGCCGTCATCAAAGAGCGCAATCGCGACACTGCCTGGTTTGCCGCTATCGACAGCGAATGGCCGCGGCTGCAAACGGCATTTTCTGCCTGGCTGGCCCCGTCGAATTTCGATGACAAGGGGGCCCAGCGACAGCCTCTCGGGGCTTTTACGGCACCGGTGCTGGCCGCTGAGGATCCGGTGTTCAGCTGA
- a CDS encoding response regulator has translation MDKTDPFAPTIPAPTAMRPLLGLTVLVIEDSRFACEAMRLLCLRSGARIRRADSLRSARRHLQVYRPSVVIIDIGLPDGNGMDLIRELTSCDPRVDVVLGTSGDPDGEAQAMSAGADGFLAKPITSLALFQQEVLSNLPQDRQPTGLRELPDDSISPDPMAFQDDMEHIAGVLDDQSDGTTLDYVAQFLGGVARSAHDVGLEKAAAALAAKRASGLPAVQEATDLSGLIRQRLTQKLAI, from the coding sequence ATGGACAAAACTGACCCTTTCGCGCCGACGATCCCGGCCCCGACGGCAATGCGCCCTCTGCTCGGACTGACGGTTCTTGTGATCGAAGATTCCCGTTTCGCCTGTGAGGCCATGCGGCTTTTGTGTCTGCGCAGCGGCGCCCGTATCCGACGCGCTGACAGCCTGCGTTCGGCACGCCGCCATCTGCAGGTCTATCGTCCCTCCGTCGTGATTATTGATATCGGGCTGCCCGATGGCAACGGCATGGACCTGATCCGCGAGCTGACCTCATGTGACCCGCGTGTGGATGTGGTCCTTGGCACCTCCGGTGATCCGGATGGCGAAGCACAGGCGATGTCAGCCGGCGCAGACGGGTTCCTTGCGAAACCGATCACGTCTCTGGCGCTTTTTCAGCAGGAAGTACTCTCTAACCTGCCCCAGGACCGGCAACCGACCGGCCTGCGCGAACTGCCCGATGACAGTATCAGCCCCGATCCTATGGCGTTTCAGGATGACATGGAACATATCGCCGGCGTGCTCGATGACCAGTCAGACGGCACAACGCTGGACTATGTGGCACAGTTTCTCGGTGGTGTGGCCCGGTCGGCCCATGATGTCGGGCTGGAGAAAGCAGCCGCAGCCCTTGCCGCAAAGCGGGCCAGCGGTCTGCCGGCTGTTCAGGAAGCAACTGATCTTTCAGGGCTGATCCGCCAGCGGCTCACGCAAAAACTGGCGATCTGA
- the mce gene encoding methylmalonyl-CoA epimerase translates to MIGRLNHVAIAVPDLEAASEQYRTALGASVGAPQDEPDHGVTVVFIELPNTKIELLYPLGEESPIQGFLDKNPSGGIHHVCYEVEDILAARDHLVQSGARVLGTGEPKTGAHGKPVLFLHPKDFNGCLVELEQV, encoded by the coding sequence ATGATTGGCCGGCTTAATCACGTTGCGATCGCAGTGCCTGATCTTGAGGCAGCGTCAGAGCAGTACAGGACCGCCCTCGGCGCCAGTGTCGGTGCCCCGCAGGATGAACCCGATCATGGCGTCACGGTGGTGTTTATCGAGCTGCCCAACACCAAGATCGAGCTGCTGTATCCGCTGGGTGAGGAGAGTCCCATTCAGGGGTTTCTCGACAAAAACCCCTCAGGTGGCATCCATCACGTCTGCTATGAGGTCGAAGACATCCTCGCCGCGCGTGATCATCTGGTGCAGAGCGGTGCGAGGGTTCTGGGCACCGGCGAGCCGAAAACCGGCGCGCATGGCAAGCCGGTCCTCTTTTTGCATCCCAAAGATTTCAACGGCTGCCTCGTCGAACTTGAGCAGGTCTGA
- a CDS encoding DUF1467 family protein, whose product MGITSALVLFAVIWSMTFLIVLPIRVKTQGDLGDIVPGTHAGAPEVHNLGSKARWTTVISLVLWAIISGIILSGVISVRDLDWSGHMAPVAPAGETDG is encoded by the coding sequence ATGGGTATTACATCCGCACTCGTGCTTTTTGCGGTCATCTGGTCGATGACTTTTCTGATCGTGCTGCCGATCCGGGTAAAAACTCAGGGTGATCTGGGTGACATCGTGCCGGGCACACATGCCGGTGCACCCGAGGTTCATAACCTTGGCAGCAAGGCCCGCTGGACGACGGTAATCAGCCTCGTGCTCTGGGCGATCATCTCGGGCATTATCCTCTCGGGCGTGATCAGCGTGCGTGATCTGGACTGGTCCGGTCATATGGCCCCTGTGGCGCCAGCCGGTGAAACAGATGGGTAA
- a CDS encoding EI24 domain-containing protein yields MILASFFAALGQLTDPRFRGVLLTGVGLTLALLIAFSVAFVWFIGWAVGDAVTLPFIGEVTWVNDIASWGGALVVIVLSTFLMVPVASGVTSMFLDQVAQAVEDEHYPQLGPALPVPFYDALKDSIGFLAVLIGANLLALVLYIMFAPFAPLIFWGLNGFLLGREYFTLAAMRRIGRKEAKALRSRYTLRVWMAGILMAIPLSVPVLNLLIPIVGAATFTHLFHRLAPQGPYDRTSPDHAR; encoded by the coding sequence ATGATCCTCGCGTCTTTCTTTGCAGCGCTCGGTCAGCTGACCGATCCGCGGTTTCGCGGCGTCCTGCTCACCGGCGTCGGCCTGACACTTGCATTGCTGATCGCCTTTTCCGTGGCCTTTGTCTGGTTCATCGGCTGGGCGGTAGGCGATGCGGTCACCCTGCCCTTTATCGGCGAGGTTACCTGGGTCAACGACATCGCCAGCTGGGGCGGCGCACTGGTCGTGATCGTGCTTTCGACTTTCCTGATGGTGCCCGTAGCCTCAGGTGTCACCTCAATGTTTCTCGACCAGGTGGCGCAGGCCGTCGAGGATGAACATTACCCGCAGCTCGGGCCCGCCCTGCCCGTGCCGTTTTACGATGCACTGAAGGACAGTATCGGATTTCTGGCTGTTCTCATTGGCGCGAACCTGCTGGCCCTTGTCCTTTACATCATGTTCGCGCCGTTTGCCCCGCTGATCTTCTGGGGGCTGAACGGGTTCCTGCTCGGCCGGGAATATTTCACACTTGCCGCGATGCGCCGGATCGGCCGCAAAGAGGCAAAAGCGCTCAGGTCGCGTTACACTCTCCGCGTCTGGATGGCCGGCATTCTGATGGCCATCCCGCTGTCAGTGCCGGTCCTGAACCTGCTCATTCCGATCGTCGGGGCCGCGACCTTTACCCATCTGTTTCACCGGCTGGCGCCACAGGGGCCATATGACCGGACCAGTCCAGATCACGCACGCTGA
- a CDS encoding nitroreductase family protein — protein sequence MPAPNPAASEFLQTRRSRPAKTLQPPVPDADALRPLLVAAARTPDHGKLEPWRFIVIEKTAMARLSQVAADRGTALGLDAEQISKGRSQFDQGHLAVAVIEVQKPSPKIPALEQTYSAGAVCLALLNAALAAGWGANWLSGWPSHDRGFMEQALGLSPAERIAGFIHIGTETAIPPERPRPDPDAITSWVSL from the coding sequence ATGCCCGCTCCCAACCCTGCCGCATCTGAATTTCTGCAGACACGTCGGTCGCGTCCGGCGAAAACCCTCCAACCGCCGGTGCCGGACGCCGATGCGCTGCGCCCGCTGCTGGTGGCAGCCGCGCGCACGCCTGATCATGGCAAGCTGGAGCCCTGGCGGTTCATCGTAATCGAAAAAACCGCGATGGCGCGCCTGTCTCAGGTTGCAGCCGACCGCGGGACAGCACTCGGTCTGGATGCCGAACAGATCAGCAAGGGGCGCAGCCAGTTTGATCAGGGGCACCTTGCCGTCGCCGTGATCGAGGTGCAGAAACCCTCGCCGAAGATTCCGGCGCTTGAGCAGACCTATTCTGCCGGCGCCGTCTGTCTTGCGCTGCTCAACGCGGCTCTTGCCGCAGGCTGGGGCGCCAACTGGCTTTCGGGCTGGCCCAGCCATGATCGCGGGTTCATGGAGCAGGCGCTTGGCCTATCCCCCGCCGAACGCATCGCGGGCTTCATCCACATCGGCACCGAAACGGCCATCCCGCCCGAACGGCCCAGACCGGACCCCGACGCCATTACAAGCTGGGTTTCCTTATGA
- a CDS encoding class II histone deacetylase, with the protein MTTGFFWDETCFWHAGGNYAFTVPVGGLVQPMAAGGLPENPETKRRLKNLLQVTGLTGELDVRGAPAATREELLRVHPARYLDRFKALSDAGGGEITRAAPFAAGGYEIAAQSAGLAVAAVEAVMSGAVTNAYALSRPPGHHCLPDHPNGFCLMANIAIAIEAAQAKGTAERVVVLDWDVHHGNGTEAIYYERDDVLTISVHQEGNFPLDTGAVEDRGAGTGKGFNVNLPLPAGAGHTAYLHAMDTVILPQIAAFQPDLIIVACGFDAAAIDPLARMLATADTFREMTLRIKAAAETHCDGRLVLVHEGGYSEFYVPFCGHATIAALCGSSITAPDPIAKNLAIRQPGPRFDAFLRAEIDYLAGKL; encoded by the coding sequence ATGACCACAGGGTTTTTCTGGGACGAGACCTGCTTCTGGCACGCCGGTGGCAATTATGCCTTCACGGTGCCTGTGGGCGGGCTGGTACAGCCCATGGCCGCCGGCGGACTGCCGGAAAACCCCGAAACCAAACGCCGGCTGAAGAACCTGCTGCAGGTCACGGGTCTCACGGGCGAGCTTGATGTACGCGGTGCGCCCGCCGCCACCCGTGAAGAGCTCCTGCGCGTGCATCCGGCACGCTATCTCGACCGGTTCAAAGCCCTCTCCGACGCCGGCGGCGGCGAGATCACCAGAGCCGCTCCTTTTGCCGCCGGCGGATATGAGATCGCAGCACAAAGCGCAGGTCTCGCCGTCGCCGCCGTCGAAGCGGTCATGAGCGGTGCTGTCACCAACGCCTATGCGCTCTCGCGCCCGCCGGGGCATCACTGCCTGCCCGATCATCCGAACGGCTTCTGTCTGATGGCCAATATCGCCATTGCAATCGAGGCGGCGCAGGCAAAAGGCACAGCAGAGCGCGTTGTCGTGCTGGACTGGGATGTGCACCACGGCAACGGTACCGAAGCGATTTACTACGAGCGCGATGACGTTCTCACCATTTCCGTGCACCAGGAGGGTAACTTTCCGCTGGATACAGGTGCGGTAGAGGACCGGGGCGCTGGCACAGGTAAGGGCTTCAACGTCAACCTGCCCCTTCCTGCGGGCGCTGGCCACACCGCCTATCTGCACGCGATGGATACTGTGATCCTGCCGCAGATCGCAGCCTTTCAGCCTGATCTGATCATCGTTGCCTGCGGCTTCGATGCCGCAGCGATTGATCCTCTTGCGCGAATGCTCGCCACGGCTGACACCTTCCGCGAGATGACCCTGCGCATCAAAGCCGCCGCTGAAACCCATTGTGACGGGCGGCTTGTTCTGGTGCATGAGGGCGGTTATTCGGAGTTCTATGTGCCCTTCTGCGGTCACGCCACAATCGCCGCACTTTGCGGCAGCAGCATCACCGCCCCCGACCCGATTGCAAAAAACCTTGCCATTCGCCAGCCCGGACCGCGTTTTGATGCTTTTCTCCGGGCCGAGATTGATTATCTCGCGGGTAAGCTCTGA
- a CDS encoding VOC family protein: MQSTAHPSVGHVHLKVADLERAIVFYRDVLGFELTARYGRDAAFLGAGGYHHHIGLNTWHSKGGTPPGETHTGLYHSAFLYPDRAALAAVIRRVLDAGYTLDGAADHGVSEAVYLRDPDGNGVELYCDRAPEDWPRNTDGSLAMVNDRLDVDALIADA; encoded by the coding sequence ATGCAGAGCACAGCACATCCCTCTGTCGGACACGTTCATCTTAAAGTCGCCGATCTTGAACGGGCGATCGTCTTTTATCGCGATGTTCTCGGCTTTGAACTCACGGCGCGATACGGGCGGGACGCCGCTTTTCTGGGTGCGGGCGGGTACCACCATCACATCGGCCTGAACACCTGGCACTCCAAAGGCGGCACGCCTCCCGGCGAAACCCACACCGGCCTTTATCACAGCGCGTTTCTTTATCCGGATCGTGCAGCACTGGCGGCCGTGATCCGCCGCGTGCTCGATGCGGGCTACACCCTCGACGGGGCCGCTGATCACGGCGTGAGCGAGGCTGTGTACCTGCGCGACCCGGACGGCAACGGTGTCGAGCTTTACTGCGACCGCGCGCCCGAAGACTGGCCGCGCAACACAGATGGCAGCCTTGCGATGGTCAATGACCGGCTGGATGTGGATGCGCTGATCGCTGACGCCTGA
- the trpS gene encoding tryptophan--tRNA ligase yields MTTPTFTPRVFSGIQPSGGLTLGNYLGAIKRFVQMQEEDFETIYCMVDLHAITVWQDPADLRRNTRELAAGFIASGISPEKSILINQSQVPEHAQLGWVFSCVARVGWMQRMTQFKDKAGKNTQNVSLGLFGYPALMAADILVYHATHVPVGEDQKQHLELTRDIALKFNHDYGVDFFPITEPVIEGAATRVMSLRDGSRKMSKSDPSDASRINMTDDADAIAKKIRKAKTDPDALPSEAAGLKDRPEARNLVNIYAALSEQSVDQVLREVGGQQFGAFKPMLADLAVSKLSPISGEMARLMNDPAEIDRVLARGAEQAREITAPILKKTYEIIGMVG; encoded by the coding sequence ATGACAACCCCGACTTTCACCCCGCGCGTCTTTTCCGGCATCCAGCCTTCGGGCGGCCTGACGCTGGGCAATTACCTTGGTGCAATCAAGCGTTTCGTGCAGATGCAGGAAGAAGACTTTGAGACCATCTACTGCATGGTCGATCTGCACGCGATCACGGTCTGGCAGGACCCGGCCGATCTGCGCAGGAACACCCGCGAACTGGCGGCAGGTTTCATCGCCTCCGGCATCAGCCCCGAAAAATCCATCCTGATCAACCAGAGCCAGGTGCCGGAACATGCGCAGCTCGGCTGGGTCTTTTCCTGCGTCGCCCGCGTGGGCTGGATGCAGCGCATGACGCAGTTCAAGGACAAGGCGGGTAAGAACACGCAGAACGTGTCGCTGGGGCTTTTTGGCTACCCCGCGCTGATGGCGGCGGACATTCTGGTCTATCACGCCACGCATGTGCCCGTGGGCGAGGATCAGAAACAGCATCTTGAACTCACACGCGACATCGCGCTGAAGTTCAACCACGACTACGGGGTGGATTTCTTCCCGATCACTGAGCCGGTGATCGAGGGGGCCGCAACCCGCGTGATGAGCCTGCGCGACGGGTCCAGAAAGATGTCCAAATCCGACCCGTCGGATGCCAGCCGGATCAATATGACCGACGACGCCGATGCGATTGCGAAAAAGATCCGCAAAGCTAAAACCGACCCGGATGCTCTGCCCTCGGAGGCTGCAGGTCTTAAGGACCGGCCGGAAGCGCGCAATCTGGTGAATATCTATGCCGCCCTGAGCGAACAGTCAGTGGATCAGGTGCTCAGGGAGGTCGGCGGCCAGCAGTTCGGCGCATTCAAACCGATGCTTGCGGATCTGGCGGTCTCAAAGCTGTCGCCCATCTCGGGTGAGATGGCGCGCCTGATGAACGACCCTGCCGAGATCGACAGGGTCCTCGCCCGCGGCGCAGAACAGGCGCGTGAAATCACGGCACCGATCCTGAAAAAGACCTATGAGATCATCGGGATGGTGGGCTGA
- a CDS encoding rhomboid family intramembrane serine protease, giving the protein MEDHREAPPFNPLPPVVTVLFAALILPELAFMLGAQGLIGGPEAIGWRLAAAERYGFSGDLFDWMMLNGRWIPGEMIRFVTYSFVHPGFTATLFAAVLTLALGKMVGETLGQIAVLVLFLGGSVFGALVYALLLNDPEWLLGGFPAVYGLIGGYSFVMWVRLGAMGDQQLRAFSLIAMLMGLQLIFGVFFGPTTQWVADLAGFVFGFVASALLVPGGMTRLIRALRRE; this is encoded by the coding sequence ATGGAAGATCACCGCGAAGCACCGCCCTTTAACCCGTTGCCACCGGTCGTGACTGTGCTCTTTGCGGCGCTGATCCTGCCGGAGCTTGCGTTCATGCTCGGCGCGCAGGGGCTCATTGGCGGGCCTGAGGCCATCGGCTGGCGGCTTGCGGCGGCTGAGCGCTATGGTTTTTCGGGAGATCTCTTTGACTGGATGATGCTCAACGGGCGCTGGATCCCCGGCGAGATGATCCGCTTTGTCACCTACAGCTTTGTGCATCCCGGCTTCACGGCCACGCTTTTTGCGGCCGTCCTGACCCTGGCGCTCGGCAAGATGGTGGGCGAGACCCTGGGGCAGATCGCGGTGCTGGTGCTTTTTCTCGGAGGCAGCGTGTTCGGCGCGCTGGTTTATGCGCTGCTTCTCAATGATCCGGAATGGCTGCTCGGGGGCTTTCCGGCGGTTTACGGACTCATCGGCGGGTATTCCTTCGTGATGTGGGTTCGTCTCGGGGCGATGGGAGACCAGCAGCTGCGCGCGTTCAGTCTGATTGCGATGCTGATGGGGCTGCAGCTGATCTTTGGTGTCTTTTTCGGTCCGACCACCCAATGGGTGGCTGATCTGGCCGGGTTTGTTTTCGGATTCGTCGCCTCGGCGCTGCTGGTGCCCGGTGGCATGACCCGGCTTATCCGGGCGCTTCGCCGGGAGTGA
- the murJ gene encoding murein biosynthesis integral membrane protein MurJ, which translates to MKPIRLMSGFFTVGGWTLMSRVLGFVRDAMILAFLGTGPLYQAYVVAFRLPNMFRRFFAEGAFNMAFVPMFSKRLEGDENPEGFASEAFAGLASILIVLTLLAMAFMPWLIYALASGFAGQEQFGLSVEFGRIAFPYILFISLAALLSGMLNASGRFAAAAAAPVLLNFLLIGAMGAASWVGGDVARALIWAIPVAGVAQMALLWVAVRRAGFTIRIKRPRLTPDMRRLIRVAVPAAMAGGVVQINLLVGQQVASYFDKAVGWLFAADRLYQMPLGVVGIAVGVVLLPDLSRRLKARDDTGARNALSRAAEISLALTIPSAVALVIIPLPLVSVLFERGAATADDTAAIALAVAIYGLGLPAFVLQKILQPLFFAREDTRRPFHYALVSMIVNAGLAIGLAPVIGWIAPAIATTLAAWVMVALLRTGTRSFGEVATFDTRLRRRIWRMVLASAIMGFVLWITTAMLNPFLGIPWWRGLALAVLVGTGALAYGLAGQALGAFRMAELKAAFRRS; encoded by the coding sequence TTGAAACCCATCCGCCTGATGTCGGGTTTTTTCACGGTCGGCGGATGGACACTGATGAGCCGGGTGCTGGGCTTTGTGCGCGACGCGATGATCCTGGCGTTTCTGGGCACCGGGCCACTTTATCAGGCTTATGTGGTCGCGTTCCGGCTGCCCAATATGTTCCGTCGCTTCTTTGCCGAGGGCGCTTTTAACATGGCCTTTGTGCCAATGTTCTCCAAGCGCCTCGAAGGGGACGAGAATCCTGAAGGCTTTGCTTCTGAGGCCTTTGCCGGGCTGGCCAGCATCCTGATTGTGCTGACGCTGCTGGCGATGGCTTTCATGCCCTGGCTGATCTATGCGCTGGCGTCGGGATTTGCCGGGCAGGAACAGTTCGGCCTATCGGTCGAGTTCGGGCGCATCGCCTTCCCCTATATCCTCTTTATCTCACTGGCAGCGCTTCTTTCGGGCATGCTGAACGCGTCAGGGCGTTTCGCGGCAGCAGCTGCCGCTCCGGTGCTGCTCAACTTTCTGCTGATCGGCGCGATGGGGGCGGCCTCCTGGGTCGGGGGCGATGTGGCTCGGGCGCTGATCTGGGCGATCCCGGTGGCCGGCGTGGCGCAGATGGCCCTGCTCTGGGTCGCCGTCAGGCGCGCGGGCTTTACGATTCGCATCAAACGGCCGCGCCTGACACCGGACATGCGCCGCCTGATACGTGTGGCCGTACCGGCTGCGATGGCGGGTGGCGTGGTGCAGATCAACCTGCTTGTCGGCCAGCAGGTCGCCAGCTACTTCGACAAGGCTGTGGGCTGGCTCTTTGCCGCCGACCGGCTCTATCAGATGCCGCTTGGCGTCGTGGGCATCGCTGTGGGTGTGGTGCTTTTGCCGGACCTGTCGCGTCGCCTGAAAGCGCGCGATGACACAGGAGCCCGCAACGCACTCAGCCGGGCTGCCGAGATCTCGCTGGCGCTCACGATCCCCTCCGCCGTGGCTCTGGTGATTATCCCGCTGCCGCTGGTCTCGGTGCTGTTTGAGCGCGGCGCAGCCACTGCCGATGATACGGCCGCCATTGCACTGGCTGTCGCAATCTACGGGCTGGGCCTGCCCGCCTTCGTGCTGCAGAAAATCCTGCAACCGCTGTTTTTTGCGCGCGAAGACACGCGGCGGCCGTTTCACTATGCGCTCGTCTCCATGATCGTGAACGCCGGTCTGGCCATTGGTCTCGCTCCTGTCATCGGCTGGATCGCGCCGGCAATTGCCACGACCCTCGCAGCCTGGGTCATGGTCGCTCTGCTGCGCACCGGCACGCGCTCTTTCGGCGAGGTCGCGACCTTTGACACGCGCCTGCGACGACGCATCTGGCGCATGGTTCTGGCCTCGGCGATCATGGGGTTTGTGCTCTGGATCACGACCGCCATGCTTAATCCGTTTCTGGGGATCCCGTGGTGGCGCGGTCTGGCGCTGGCTGTGCTTGTCGGCACCGGAGCGCTGGCATACGGCCTCGCGGGTCAGGCTCTTGGTGCGTTCCGCATGGCCGAGCTCAAAGCGGCATTCCGCCGAAGCTGA